One Natrinema halophilum genomic window carries:
- a CDS encoding MBL fold metallo-hydrolase gives MFEQITARELANELDADDDEYAIVDTRPADSYESWHVPEAENVPFGPAETLGDEQEAEIDDLVDGNPIVTICGKGATSTTLAGELDANGYDDVAVVKGGMRDWNSLYERARVDTDDDVGLTQFQRRGKGCLSYLVWSPDAGEAAVVDPTRHIDQYVVAAAEHDAEITHVLDTHVHADHVSGGRELAERLDVPYHLGARAEERDLEYEYEPLEDGDSIHVGDVEITALAAPGHTTEMVNYRVDDEAILTGDALFVDSVGRTELEFGEDQADEGAEMEYETLHETLTELPDDLTVLPGHVTVTNDGRFENGSPGRPVAASLEEVERRLDLLELGRDEFVERMVENVPEKPDNYETVIDVNTGRERPDSSRQATKLETGANNCSA, from the coding sequence ATGTTCGAACAAATCACCGCACGAGAACTCGCGAACGAACTCGATGCGGACGACGACGAGTACGCGATTGTCGACACTCGACCGGCGGACAGCTACGAGTCGTGGCACGTCCCCGAGGCGGAGAACGTTCCGTTCGGACCGGCAGAGACGCTCGGCGACGAACAGGAAGCGGAGATCGACGACCTCGTCGACGGAAACCCGATAGTCACCATCTGTGGCAAGGGCGCGACGTCAACGACCCTCGCCGGGGAACTCGACGCGAACGGGTACGACGACGTCGCGGTCGTGAAAGGCGGAATGCGCGATTGGAACTCGCTATACGAACGGGCTCGCGTCGACACCGATGACGACGTTGGCCTCACGCAATTCCAGCGGCGAGGAAAGGGGTGTCTCAGCTATCTCGTCTGGTCCCCGGACGCGGGCGAAGCAGCGGTCGTCGATCCGACCCGACATATCGACCAGTACGTCGTCGCCGCCGCCGAACACGACGCCGAGATAACGCACGTACTCGATACGCACGTCCACGCCGACCACGTCTCCGGCGGTCGAGAGCTAGCCGAGCGACTGGACGTACCGTATCACCTCGGTGCCCGCGCCGAAGAGCGGGACCTCGAGTACGAGTACGAGCCGCTCGAGGACGGTGATTCGATTCACGTCGGCGATGTCGAAATCACGGCACTCGCCGCGCCCGGACACACCACCGAGATGGTGAACTACCGCGTCGACGACGAAGCAATTCTTACGGGCGACGCCCTGTTCGTCGACTCGGTCGGACGCACGGAACTCGAATTCGGCGAGGACCAAGCGGATGAGGGGGCCGAGATGGAGTACGAGACGCTCCACGAGACGCTCACGGAACTGCCGGACGACCTCACCGTCCTCCCGGGACACGTCACCGTCACGAACGACGGTCGGTTCGAAAACGGGTCGCCGGGACGGCCTGTCGCCGCCTCGCTCGAGGAGGTCGAACGACGGCTCGACCTCCTCGAACTGGGTCGGGACGAGTTCGTCGAACGAATGGTCGAGAACGTCCCGGAGAAACCCGACAATTACGAAACCGTGATCGACGTCAACACCGGCCGAGAGCGTCCCGATAGCAGTCGGCAGGCAACGAAACTCGAAACCGGGGCCAACAACTGTTCGGCGTGA